ATCtgacgcgggacattttgctaaaacgcgggactgtcccgcgaaaagcgggacgtctggtcagtttatcaatagcccttacagtaacAATCGGCGAAGCTTCAATGACTGCCAAGCAAGAATCCCGAGTATATATACACGAAATTCTGACCCAGCCTAAATCTATAAGGGACGCAAAGGATCTCCCTTTCCTATTCAAATAACCGAAACCGTTGGCTTATCTGCCTGTTTAAATTCTATCCGCTTGTTTATGTGGTTCTATATCTATTCTTTTACCTAGCGCCCTAGCGGTTAGCGTTCTGTTATGATACCACTTCCTTTGTTCTCTATCTTGTGTACCTGCGCTGCACTACCACGATCCATACGAAGGATCGTGTAGGTCACATAAATATTTCTTTAGCTTATTGTCCTGATCCAAATTTTGTATGCGTCATAACTATGCGCCTAATTGCACTTCATTCTCTGTCCTTATTACCTGAGCTGAGTCCGTAACAGCCAGGATTCCGAcactgaatcgatctccatcgctgatgattgttgcggggagctagttattctgtaataacacaaagcaggtcaatgagggccctgaggtttgaactcacgatcgatcgttcTCAGTGCATTGATGATTATAGATCCGCGATGCATTACCCCTCACCAATTCGGTCAACAGTTTATATTTAACGTTTAACTGATTTTTAATTGAACTATAGCCCAGATAGCGAACGCCCAGTTAATAAGCAGCCCAGATCGCGAACAAGTGCTGTACATGCACACAACGGAAAAATGAGAGATGTTGAGGTTTTTTGAATGCACACTAAAAAAAGTTATGTTAAGTTAACCAAAGTtaagttgaccaaattttaattGTTCCACCCTCTATATTTCTGAACCTCTTAGCTACATATGTTcagtttgtatgaaatgatcgtAAGAAATAATGGTCGCATAGAGAATAGATTATAGATGGACGGaaacatacttttttttgtttaagcaaGAATTCGCCTATGTACAGCAGTTGTTGTTTTTGGttgtttttaagttttttttttcaaatttactatACTTTAGTAAATTTTGCAGTAATTATTTTTGACCGCATGCAATTTTCTGGTTTGATATGTTCACAAAACGTCTGCCAAATTTTATACTTATACTTTCAACCGTGTTTTCCCCTAGTTTTGAGTAGATTATACAAACAATTCATTGCAAATTGTGTCGGGTGTAGATGGTTCCAGACACACAATCAGAGGAGTCACACATACATTTACTAGATACCTACCTTGTCTTTTGTCTACAAAGATGGTACATTTCTCTATCGTACAGCAAAAGAATAGATTATACAAAATTATATTTCCCTTCTTTATTTTGATTCGTCACATGAGTCGTTTGTTCGTATTTTACAACACTTCATAACTATCTGCTTCCATCAGAAAAGgaaatataatataatacttCTATTTTAGTTTCGTATTAGAAAATCTGACAACAATCATAGTTAAACTTTTTTGATTTCATTTCGAAgggattttttatttattttttaacaacGAAACATCTGCAGTAGAGgacaaaataaatcaaaatatatCTATTTAGTATACTTGAAATTCGTTCACACTATCCCCCAAGTAGGTTCATGTGTCCCGGGGTAGTATATGCAACAATTCTTCCTTAAATTCCACGTGATTTTTCTAGTTTTCTACTTGTTTTACGACACCATCGGTGCGGTGCGACGAAAACACTATCGTGTAAAAAAACTTGAcctctcgaaaaaaaatgctttggCAGCACAACTAATTCCGAAAGTCTTATATTTTTGTCGTTCTTCTTCTATGGTGTTGTGTGATAATGAATGGTGCGATGTGATGTATCTTTTTTGTTCTTCTTTCTTTGCAGTTCACAAGAGCAATATGTTTATTTCCTTTAAAgatgaaaagtttgaaaatatgtTCGGTTTGATAATGCTATCCGTGTTGGCTTTTATTTATCTCTATCGGTTGATAAAAACTTTAGAAATACATTGATAGAGTTTGCGAATGTAAAATGCTTTTGTTTCCTTGCTAGAgatgtagattttttttgtttgttaatatGCTTTCAACATTGATAATAAATGACCCCTGCATGACGGTGCTTCACCACTATTAGTATGCTTCTTTGGTTCGCTTCATCATAATACGGCAATACATGACAACACCAAGTTTAAATTCTTACATAATGTGAAAAAGGAATCAAACCTTTTGTAATAGTTTTCTTAATGCTTCATTTTTGGTTGTATGTGTTTGATCTCTAATCTATTGTTCCGGTTGTTTTATGTTATTTccaatttgttttatttgtttatatttaaagaTGCTCTATATGTAGACTCCCTTTAAATGCGAATTTCGCTTATCATTAAAGCTTATATCACCATCAACGAGTTTTTCTTTTGATTTATTGGTCATCATCTGCAACGCCTTCCCTTGAATTTGATTACATCGTTTGGTTTGGACTAGCTAACGTTGCCTACGAAATATATCCGTAAAAGAGAGCTTTCCGTTCCCAATAATGACCAACTCTAGAAGAAAAAAACCTAAACCTAAAtgtgtaaattcatcttctaaATGCGATACTCAAAACTGAGATTCAAGCGTGTTTCTTTTATTGGCATTAAATTAGTAATATTATCCACAAAAAAATCTCGCTAAATTCACAACAACTCATTGTCTGCTGGTTTACAAAAATGATTGTTTTAGTTTGCTAAGTACCCGCTCGTTCAGAAATGAAACAATAATAAAGTTACCGTCccctttttttttcggatggacCCTCTACTCAATTATTCCAATTAAATACAAGATGAAATAATATTAACCAAGGGAGGGGGGGAGgtacagaaaaacaaaaacatcaccaCGCGAACAAGGGTCGAAACTCGCAAATTTGTGGAGTTTCCGCTGTTTGCATACTAATTACGAGGAGCTCGATTCCGTTCAGGACATCGTGCACGGAATTAGTGGCGGGGGAAAGGCGGAGAAAATGGAAACCCAAACGCGTTTCAGCCACCGAGAAAAAGTAAGTATGGATGATGACGAAGACGAAAACGACGAAGTGAGGTTCGTTATCTCCGCAGGATGAAGCTGCGAGGAGTGCGGACAGAAGGTAAATTGATGATTAATTATTAATTCCAATTTTCTACCCCGGAGGGTGTTTGGGATGGGTTTGCTTTGTTCGATTTTACACTTTTTTGCTCGATGGATTTGACACATTTTCGCAGACTACTTGCCCACGGAAAATAAATAAGATGTATAACTAAAATTAGGCTAATGTATGGGTTGGAATTAGACAATGCCTGAAAATTTCTGATACCATGTAAACATTTTGCATGCTATTCGTATGTTCTGGAATTTCCCCTTAAATTAAGTCTCTGAAGtcggtaatgaaaataattttaaaagtaatATATTTGATGAATAACAACTTTTCAAATATAATGAAGCTACACAATCCACGAAGAATATAATCGCCTCAAATTGTACAGGACAACAATTTACTATGACATGGGAAAAGCAGATTGAACTTAATTAAATCCAATCAATGTGTGCTGTATTTGACGATGACAATAATGATTCGAAATTTGAACTGGAAAAAAGTTATTCGCCCTACGTTATTTGTTTTTCTCTCCGGCTCGAAAGATAAAAAGAATGATACACATCTGTCCCAGAAGGATGTATTTGATCGTTCGCTACACACGTAAATGTTTGTAAAAATGGTAGTCTCACAGCTATCGACTATTCTTTCAATAGGAAAAGTTTCACAGAAAATTAAACGAATTGATgaaagtacatttttcatcactaGAAGGATATCTGCGCacttgattattttttgttgCCGCCAAACCCCCCTAACCTTATGAGTGTGAGGCAGCGAACGCGTCCTTGGACTTCATGAAGTAGGTGAGAATGTCGATTGGCAGCGGGAACACGATGGTGGAGTTCTTCTCCGCCGAGATGGTGTTCAGCGTCTGGAGGTAACGCAGCTGCAGCGCCGCCGGTGAGTCACCAATCACCTCCGAAGCCTCACGCAGGGCCCGTGAGGCCTTCTGTTCGCCCTCGGCCGCGATCACCTTGGCGCGGGCCTCTCGGGCGGCCTCCGCCTCGGCAGCCATCGCGCGTTGCAACTGGACGGGGAGACGGACATCCTTGCTGTGTGGCGGTAAAATTTAAACATATGACAAGAGTTAGCCCTTAATTATGGCAAAACCATGACTCACATTTCCACACGTTCCACCTTGATACCCCAGGCCTCGGTCGCTTCATCGAGCGAGATCTGCATGCTGCCGGAGATTGTCATTCGCTCGCTGAGGATTTCGTGCAGGTGCCGGGTACCCATCGTATTCCGAAGTGTGGTCTGAGCCAGCAAACGGGTCGAGTGATGGGCATTCTCGACATTGGCAATCGAGACCGTTGCGTTCGAGACACGATAGTACACAACGGCATCCACCGACACCGTGACGCTGTCCTTCGTTAGGACCTGTGAGTTAGGAAAAGAGCATACAGAAAAAGAATTGAGATTTCCTATTCACGATGCTGATCACAATGAAACTCACCTCCTGGGGAGGAACGTCGTACGTACGGGTACGCAAGTCAACACGTGCATAGGCATCGATGCATGGCAGGATGAAAAAAATACCTGTACGAAAATATAAAAGAATGCGTTTTAGGATCCATCAGTGGAAATCGGATTTTGCCATGAATAGTTTATATACTCACCTGGTCCTTTGGCTCCGCCTTGCATGAGACGACCGAGGCGAAATATAACGGCACGTTCGTATTCTTGTACCACCTGTGTTATAACAAATGATGAAAGTAATGGGAAAAGGGAACGAGTTTAACAGGATGGTATAgggtataaaatgaaaatcttaCGACTTATATCTGAACCAATGCTTGATAAACCACAGAGATGGGTGCATCAACGGTGGCGACCTAAACAAAAGATGGAAGCCACCTTAACTCATTATGTCCTAGCGTATAGAATTTCATACTCCTTTTTGAAAAGctattatggcgggtttacattagggagatctatagctatagatggatttattcaagtGAAAATAAGTgcaaacgggtgagaataaatatgatacacttattcgaggtatatataacttgaataaattcagcatatgtaaacgcttgtgaatttctcactggtgagaaatcactaaagttggatacagttctacttcaggtgaataaattcaccgaaaatatgaatatattcattatagaagttctcgctagtgtaaacggttgatgcgatttcaataaatctcatcatatttcttcacatgaatatatcactagtctaaacccaccttTAGCTTCTgtattttaatatttaaacattGATGAATCATTATAAGACAAATAACACCCGAAACGTTGTGTGTAAGATCAGTATGAAAGTAAGAAATACCGTAATATCCCGTGAATATGAAGCTGAAATTTGTGCATCTTGTGATATTTCTAATTGATGGATGCAAGTTTATAACAGTTAGCATCCATCAATTAGAAATATTTCAATGCATCAAtcacgataaaaaaaatcatcgatgaTTTTCTTGAGAACAAACTATTGAATAATTCGAAAATATCATGTATAATCAAAACTATATTCCCATATTCGGATTAGTCTAATTTGTGCAACGAGTAACTTATTGAAAATAGTTGGCTCGACAATCAAATGCAGAGAACACTGCTACTTGTGAATGGATACAGGGGAGGGAGGAAGTATTGCATTCTAAGCTCCGCCCGATGGCAGTTTATTCACACGATCAGAGCGTAAAAGCGGAGCATTTGCattcatataaataaaaatgggagGCCAAATGAGTTGGCAAACCCGAGGAAGTACCATCAACAGACCGTGTTTggacatagaactacgtctttgatttctatataggaggtcactctacgaaaaatgtaacgattaattaagagttttcaaacgcatattacgcaaattggctattgcgatatatgttctgttgtataccattagataTACCattaggaaatttatccagcaacttttttgcttaaaacatgtaCAATGAATATAGGAAAATAGTAATCAATTTGATGATTAGAATAGGTAAGTTAAGTTGAATCTAAactcattctgaatgaatggaaaaatgaatatttgggggacttcgaaaacgagagcgttacgttggaggtacaaggttttatgcatccgatattggatacgaaaatatcctactgatggggaagaataatcttcagaagctttcctgctaattgcagttgattgaaaaatcacaaaaccaaatgtatttggtcgcagtgttatatggttagaaaacattaaaataaactctttcgcttgcctgttattttcaatgccaaggggaactggcagataattttgcagcagcgatatctttccggattcttctcgtaGTCCACCagcagtggttaatgctaactcgataatcacctgttaattgcacttgatttaaaaatcacaaaaccaattgtatttggtcgcagtattatatggatagaaaacgttaaaataaactctctcgcttgaatgtaatttacaattCCAAGGAGAGCTGgcacttctttccggattcttctcgataaccggCAAActtaaagagttgcgcgcgtgtatgtgtgtgcgtgtgtgtggcggttgctccgatgtctcaagtgaaaccaattttcgatgctggtctTCTCTCGGTTGTCTTCTCTTGTCTTtgtgatggatcggcttttctgcgatCCGTcagtcccaaacaaactgaatgcgtttcaggttaggtcgggccaggtaatgaatcactTGATCTctcaccatccagctcgtccagctcgttcaactcgatcagtaacgatgttgtcttgtcgatgtcctcacggaaaatgaatgcgaatatcgcttaagtatgtttttcgTGCGTGACTGAATCGGAAGgtatggtttacgatggcaatttggaaggcaaactagaggcgaatgaactctttgagtttgaaactttcggcgactgagcaataattgattgaaaactatatgattttcgcgatgcgaaacattttccattgcgcgcgcaaactgtattcgatacgaaaatattctactgatgggggagaataatcttcagaagctttcctgctaattaattgcacttgattgaaaaatcacaaaaccaaatgtatttgatcgcaacAGTACTATGTGAATAGAaagcattaaaataaactcttccgcttgaatgtaattttcaattccaaaggaactggcagattattttacagtaacgatgacatctttcggATTCTtttcgattcttctcgaagtccactaCCAGTGATTGCAGTGATTGCAGTgatgctaacttgataaccacctgttaattttactttattgaaaaatcacaaaaccaaatgtatttggtcgcagcgttatatgttagagaatattaaaaaaaaactctttcgcatgaatgtatttttcaattcccaggagaactggcagattatttttcagcaacgataatatctttccggaatcttctcgatgctggatggcatttaaacgaaagaagttccgcacgtatatgtgtgtatgtgtagcggctgcttcgatatcTCAAATGGAACCGTTGTtcggtgctgatactctctcggccgtcttctcttcttctgatggatcggcttttccgCGCTCCCAATCAAACTATATGCGTTTCAAGTCAGGTCgggtaatgaatctcttgatccctcgccgtccagctcgtccagcacgttcagctcgttcaataacgatgttgtcttgtcgatgccctcacgaaaaatgaatgcgtttcaccaccagaatatcgcttaagtatgctttttgtgcgtgatagaatcgagagaaggtatggtttacgatggcaatttggaaggcaaactagaggggaatgaactctctgagtttgaaactttcggcgactgagcaataaatgATCGAAAATTATATagttttcgcgatgcgaaacattttccgttgcgcgcatacaatattggatacgaaaatatcctactgatggggaagaataatcttcagaagctttcctgctaattacacttgattgaaaaattacaaaatcaaatgtatttggtcgctgtgttgcatggttagaaaacattaaaataaactctttcgcatgaatgtatttttcaattcccatggAACGGACAGATTagttttcagcaacgattagatttttctagattttcctcgatactcgaagcccaccagtggttaacgctaactcgataaccacctgtcaatagcacttaattgaaaaatatttggtcgctgtgttatatggttagaaaaattaaaataaactctttcgcatgaatgtagttttcaattcccagggaactggcagattatttttcagcatcgattagatttttccagattttcctcgatactaacgatggttaatgctaactcgataaccacctgttaatagcactcgattgaaaaatatttggtcgcagtgttatatggttagaaaacattaaaataaactctttcacatgaattcaCAGCagcgattagatctttctggaatttttctcaatgctgaatggcatccaaacgaagagttccgcgcgtgtatgtgtgtgtggtggctgctccgatctctccccggggaaccgtttgtggcatcactctcctggATTCCCTTCtaacctaaggtgcacaaacaggttcttggtgacatcgttcatccgcgctttcatgataaatgaagagcttcaccacaacagcgacaacatgctccaatcgctgttcaattaaaactgagtgaatttccgagcggcgctcgcttatataccgattggtgatttcaatagcctgttttgaaagcaattttaagactattgaatcaagtttttggatcaaaaagtaacaagtatataacgcgtagacattttatcttccgaatgaagtgtttgtcatacaatttcgttctGTTGTTTAAgatctattaacgctcaaaatctcggtctccggcgtaacgctttcgttttcgaaactttgattttacaccccggtatagaaatgaaaaacgtagtcctacgtcaaaaattatagatttccgaacaataaaaaaaactcaatttaaatgcaattgctacaaacaatcacagttctacgtcaagctcccgttcgtgcccctaggctcagacccgtCTACTTTTTGTTTACGATTTTTCTACTCCGTCAACTGTGTTTTTCgtgttttaaattgttgataGCGGTTTATCTGTATGTCCAGTGAATGGATGCTTTCATCACTAGTGTAAGCAAGCAGTGGAAGCGATTCGTATTGACAAAATTGTGTTTCTACTAGTGCTAAGTAATTGTTCCTGTCCTCGTCATTcatatattcacgttggagagccttaacccttatCCTCGTTGGCCggggcattttgattgaatgtaatactttttagtttactatttttgacagcGTAGGCAGTCGTAGCAGTGtttcgagctctgcaatacaatttgcttaaccaatgttaaagttgctaaaacttacattatagacacattaaacgtaaaaataataattgtatcgatcaattattttattttatcaacacaattttgttctattgattttcatgacatgaaacgctattactcaggaataacattttattgagtgttttttatagctgtttcgatgatgttgtctggcatcagtgtcgaaaaaaataacgatgctttcaccaatacaaacaaaaccattgtggaaaattgagaaatgaaaatttaactcgagttttccgacgtttttcactatacagtgcgacggcagatgaaaatttaatatcttgtgagtaatcgattagagtttggttgatattacttgatgggaagtgtgcgaaaacgatcatttttttcaaactgtttcgggcgaggggtgagggagggagatgaaagaaatgagcgccattgcgATAATCATGTttgtgaaaaataatatttatacGACGCTAGCTTCATTTAGGGCAATAAATCCGAATTAGAAGATAAAAATGCTTTGGAACGAATACACAAGTGCCTCTAAAGATTAGCTTCACAATGTAGTTGATATACCAACTACAGTGTTTATATATTTGCCGGAGCCCTGCCACTAAATTGGCGCCAACTCAAATTAAAACATAAAATTCGTTCCCCAGTAGACTTCGTGCTCATAAATAGACAGCATAGTTTATATACTGTATTTTTCTGCCGCTGCTGCTGGTGGTAGCTTTGGGTGCTGCTCTACTTTGAGGGTAAAATTACTTTGCAGCTCATATACATACTAATTCATAGCCAAGCTGGGGCCCTCCTCGCTCCGTTCGAGCTTCGTGTAGTGAGTTTTTCCGAGCTTCCATCCAGCAATAGCTTTCGGCGGCACGATGGACCGTGATGAGCATCACCAAAAATTCATTCGAGCAAATTCTAATGAATTTTACGGCGTTTTTTGTCCGTATAGTTTCTCCCGGAAAAAGCCAGCATTTTTGGGCGAGCGAAAGTGGTAGTTATCTTCAGTCTATTTAAATCGTCGCTTCATTAGACTCGCAAATGGACAGTGAAAGGGGTGTGATGTTCAACCCTTTCGCTTTTCACGCGCCCCTTGTGGGAATTGCCGAGGACGACGAGAATAGTAACAAAGTTGTCCATTCTGCCCCGAAACTTGGCCATTCCCGTTTGCTCTTTTCGCTTTTGATGGTGatgaaattaattgaatttttgaacttACCTTGAAGCAGACTAGGAGACTGAAGGGCATCGTCAGCACTACCAACACCCAGGACAGAAAGATGAGGATTCGGCCGCACGTAGAGGCTTCCCCGTTCGAGTGATCCTCGGCTGCAAATGGAGGTGAGAGGGGAAATTCTTAAGTTATTACAAAGAGTTAAAACTATAAACAAGCTTCAAGTGGGAAATTTGCTATTGCACTTGCAAGTTCGTGAAGCTCAGGGAATGATACTAAACTTGGCAATAAATAATGTTGGTTGAATATGGTCCGAGGCGTTGTCgtgtttggtagaagtactggctAATTTATGTTGGAAATAATATATTCCGATGCGTGCGTATCTAGATGATTCAGCTACTTGTTGTTTTgattattatttgtttgttttgttggtataacagttcggctgaaagttcataaggttgacgtctagtcGTTGCAAAAATCCACTTGATTATCACAAagtaccatctttcaatggatatgggtaaaaatttgacagcaatcggtcgattggctcgtgagttacagcattgagagtgaagcaacttttgtcaTTGTGAAAGAAATgggaaaatcacaaatcaatgaaaacggtggcaaaattgcatgaattgggcttcgatttgctcccgcatccaccgtattctccagatctggcccagcgactattttctgttcgcagaccttaagagaatgctcgctggcaagaaatttgagaccgatgatgaagtgattaccgaaactgaggcctattttgggaaaaaccgaaagagtaccataaaaatggtatcgaaaagttgcaagatcgctatagtCGCTGTATCGTCCTTGAAggcgattatgttgaataaaaaaaatgaattttgcaaaaaaaaagtagttttactgtgttaccttataaacttttcagccgaactgttatcagTCGTTCATTTGCAAACTTGTTTACGTTGATTATTTTGAATCACTAACGATTAATTCAAAGCTGTGCAGTTCACAATTGCACAGATTACATGAAGCGATTAAGAAAAATTAATCAGAACAGATCAACGGAAAAGGTGTTGTCTTCCATTATGACAACGCGTCCTGCACACACAAATGAAGCCCCAAAAATTGGTTTTTAATGTCGAAAATCACTAGAAGCCATTTTCGTCTACAAACCACAGAAGTGTTCTTCCCGGGTAGAATTATAAAATTATCCGAAAAATTGCGAAAGTTCATTGATAATAATGGCCAATACATTATTGATTCCGATAagtaaaaatttcattcaaaagttGAACAAAAAAATCACGGATATATTGAAAGAGACCCCATGTTGCAAATTGTATCCACTATTCACGCCTTTCCAAAAAGATTCTCCGGTGCAGGGTTTCCGGATTCGTACCCTTTTCTACAAACTGCTGTAACcaggcccgaaatcttcgaagattgAATATCGAAAATGAATaacgactctcctctcagtcgcttcgcttcaactgacttcaatccacatttctacttccccctgacacgaatctctttgcctgcgtacacaatcttattacgtccatataaagcgAAACGAAAACTTCATTTCTGATGCAAATAAGTagttaaggtaaatgattttggtccagtagaaaatatgatcatggtttgcccactttttttaaTGCTCTAATTTAGCGCTTCTGTGTCAAATAATGTATTCGAATGTTCAAAACAtagaaataaaattgtctttttcatgatttacagtagtttcatagtatatttttacggagtcacatgttttaaaagattataaaatacaccttctatttgtgtcaaagtgcccctcattcgagctaacttttaatcgatcaccagatgattatttggcacgtattcagaccttttctagataataacacttacaaataaacaacatgcttgcacaccatttgtatcagatttacatagctaaactatgcattttgatgaactcgattctgatcatgagttgtccaattcaataatgttattttgtccacatgatttctatgaagCGCtggagtttgtttattgtgttctTCGTGCAtatcagaaataaagtttctctgtgttgagtgtgttgagggtaacacttt
The Toxorhynchites rutilus septentrionalis strain SRP chromosome 2, ASM2978413v1, whole genome shotgun sequence genome window above contains:
- the LOC129769068 gene encoding band 7 protein AGAP004871 — encoded protein: MMIPLNSAGPPVINGGGGGGGSDAGPMGASGGINTISIATVGANASFRRSDDEYRNKLMKSTIRNYAEDHSNGEASTCGRILIFLSWVLVVLTMPFSLLVCFKVVQEYERAVIFRLGRLMQGGAKGPGIFFILPCIDAYARVDLRTRTYDVPPQEVLTKDSVTVSVDAVVYYRVSNATVSIANVENAHHSTRLLAQTTLRNTMGTRHLHEILSERMTISGSMQISLDEATEAWGIKVERVEIKDVRLPVQLQRAMAAEAEAAREARAKVIAAEGEQKASRALREASEVIGDSPAALQLRYLQTLNTISAEKNSTIVFPLPIDILTYFMKSKDAFAASHS